Proteins from a genomic interval of Polyodon spathula isolate WHYD16114869_AA chromosome 1, ASM1765450v1, whole genome shotgun sequence:
- the LOC121313171 gene encoding probable G-protein coupled receptor 150, translating into MEALTSFESYLHANSSSLLVSQWNLNASNIEGETTASPRYDRHIRIITMTVIFAVALVGNSTVLYKICCRKSKRRKIDFLITNLALADLCVSALTLFSQIIWEVLEDKWVAGDLACRLFKVLQVFGLIASSNVIAVIALERHHVIVNPLASPLPTKILAFLAWFTALLLSGPQAFVFKVKGGEKCLSTFGDLPKWHFQMYIIYGSITVFFAPFCILCVAYTRILWTIWRKEQQVDSKRADPKQLLRRPVRIIATNSAIPRAKIKTLKMTLVIIILFIVCGLPYFIIEMKVAFGTSTELDTKVIAVLGVFVVSNSAVNPYVYLFFKTDNVYLRKLEKKLCFSCLKEYRENTFHRERLVHPGRKAEQSTTTTTSETETTAVHSVSYIKSALSLSDIASCESSI; encoded by the coding sequence ATGGAAGCTCTGACCAGCTTTGAGAGTTACCTGCACGCAAATTCATCCTCACTGCTGGTCAGTCAATGGAATCTTAACGCGTCCAACATTGAAGGGGAAACCACAGCCAGTCCACGGTATGACAGGCACATCCGAATCATCACCATGACCGTGATCTTTGCAGTGGCACTGGTGGGCAACTCGACCGTGCTGTACAAGATCTGCTGCCGGAAAAGCAAGAGGCGGAAAATCGATTTCCTCATCACTAACCTGGCCCTGGCGGACCTGTGCGTCTCGGCGCTGACCCTGTTTTCTCAGATCATCTGGGAGGTTTTAGAAGACAAGTGGGTGGCAGGGGACCTGGCCTGCAGGCTCTTCAAAGTCTTGCAGGTGTTTGGGCTGATTGCTTCGTCCAACGTCATTGCCGTAATCGCACTGGAGAGGCACCACGTTATTGTGAACCCCCTTGCTTCTCCGCTGCCAACAAAAATACTGGCATTTCTTGCTTGGTTCACagccctcctcctctctggcccGCAGGCTTTTGTGTTCAAAGTCAAGGGTGGAGAGAAGTGCCTCAGCACATTTGGTGACCTGCCCAAGTGGCATTTCCAAATGTACATCATCTACGGATCCATCACCGTGTTTTTCGCTCCGTTCTGTATCCTGTGCGTTGCTTACACCCGAATCCTGTGGACGATCTGGAGGAAAGAGCAGCAGGTGGACAGCAAACGAGCCGACCCGAAACAGTTACTGAGGAGACCGGTGAGGATTATTGCAACTAACAGTGCGATCCCCCGCGCCAAAATAAAAACCCTCAAAATGACTCTGGTGATCATCATTCTCTTCATTGTCTGCGGGCTGCCTTATTTCATCATCGAAATGAAGGTGGCATTCGGGACCAGCACGGAATTAGACACGAAGGTAATCGCGGTGCTGGGCGTCTTTGTCGTCTCTAACAGTGCTGTCAACCCTTACGTCTATCTGTTCTTCAAGACCGACAACGTTTACCTGAGGAAACTGGAGAAAAAACTGTGTTTCTCTTGCTTGAAGGAGTACAGGGAGAACACGTTTCACAGGGAACGGCTTGTGCACCCGGGGAGGAAAGCAGAACAGTCCACAACCACCACGACTTCAGAGACGGAGACTACAGCGGTGCACTCAGTCAGTTACATAAAATCCGCCCTGTCGCTCAGTGACATTGCGTCGTGTGAAAGCTCGATATGA